The Corvus hawaiiensis isolate bCorHaw1 chromosome 7, bCorHaw1.pri.cur, whole genome shotgun sequence genome contains a region encoding:
- the RETREG2 gene encoding reticulophagy regulator 2 isoform X2 codes for MSLLGILLLEKWKPRFLFDFSAQPSEEPGGESEGVTSGAQPHLLSVPELCHCLAESWVTFRLYLQELLQYKRQNPAKFCMSVCSGCLILAVVGHYVPGIMISYIILLSILLWPLVVYHELIQRMYTRLEPVLMKLDYSMKAETLHHKHEKKKRQGKSEPAAGDEPTAETESESEAELSGFSPVVDVKKTALALSITDSELSDEEASILESGGFSVSRATTPQLTDVSEDLDQQSLHSEPEESFSKDLAEFPSVEEYHSRDLGPQSDEDVFGVPLGPELAHAACELDSAEKEAVDSDLSILRLASPLHFVNTHFNGSGQAAGGNTEPKTVPAPGLGICINTLSEEIVTTAITTAVQNTLSALLRSSEASEGPSLSEFLPTEPEEKLSFQAHLSESEVVETETEASPEDEEEADDFELLDQGELEQMNVELGLGEEQVAQEAAPSSSSHVLAELPKQGDEEEAVMTAASMS; via the exons CACAGCCATCAGAGGAGCCAGGAGGAGAGAG TGAGGGGGTGACTTCAGGGGCACAACCTCACCTGCTCAGTGTCCCTGAGCTGTGCCACTGTCTGGCAGAGAGCTGGGTCACCTTCAGGCTGTACCTGCAGGAACTGCTACAGTACAAGAGGCAAAATCCTGCCAAG tTCTGCATGAGTGTCTGTTCAGGCTGCCTGATTCTGGCTGTAGTTGGACACTATGTTCCAGGCATAATGATCTCCTACATCATTT TGCTCAGCATTCTGCTCTGGCCTCTGGTGGTCTACCATGAGCTGATCCAGAGGATGTACACACGTTTGGAGCCTGTCCTGATGAAACTGGACTACAGTATGAAGGCAGAGACGCTGCACCACAAGCATGAGAAGAAGA AGCGACAAGGGAAGAGTGAGCCTGCAGCAGGTGATGAGCCAACAGCAGAGACGGAGAGTGAGAGTGAAGCAGAGCTGTCAGGCTTTTCCCCAGTG GTGGATGTGAAGAAAACTGCCCTAGCACTGTCAATCACAGATTCTGAGCTCTCTGATGAGGAGGCTTCTATCCTGGAGAGTGGGGGCTTTTCTGTTTCAAGGGCTACCACCCCACAGCTGACGGACGTTTCTGAAG ACCTGGATCAGCAGAGCCTGCACAGTGAGCCAGAGGAGTCGTTTTCCAAGGACCTGGCAGAGTTTCCATCCGTGGAAGAATATCATTCCAGAGACCTGGGACCACAGAGTGATGAAGACGTGTTTGGTGTGCCTCTGGGTCCTGAGCTTGCCCACGCTGCCTGTGAGCTGGACTCAGCAGAGAAGGAGGCCGTGGACTCTGACCTCTCCATCCTTCGCCTCGCATCTCCTCTCCATTTTGTAAATACGCACTTCAATGGGAGTGGGCAAGCGGCAGGAGGCAACACAGAGCCAAAGactgtccctgccccaggctTGGGCATCTGCATTAACACGCTGAGCGAGGAGATCGTCACCACTGCCATCACCACAGCGGTGCAGAACACCCTCTCTGCCCTCCTGCGGTCCTCAGAGGCCAGCGAAGGGCCCTCCCTCTCTGAGTTCCTCCCCACCGAGCCTGAAGAGAAACTGAGCTTCCAAGCACACCTGTCAGAGAGCGAAGTGGTGGAGACAGAGACAGAAGCTTCAccagaggatgaggaggaagcagaTGACTTTGAGCTACTGGATCAGGGGGAGCTGGAGCAAATGAATGTAGAGCTGGGGCTCGGAGAAGAGCAGGTGGCACAGGAGGCTGCTCCATCTTCCTCCTCTCACGTGCTTGCTGAGCTGCCAAAGCaaggagatgaggaggaggcagtGATGACAGCAGCATCTATGTCTTAG